agaagagacagTGTACTTTTTAGGGCAAACGCCGTAAGTAATTggctttttattgtttccttttatgaacatttacttttaagaaataataaactaTGGTCTGGTAGACGCCACTGGATTAAATATCTTGCACATCGTCGTAGCGTTCATTTTAATCTAATACTTAGGAAAGCGTATTTACATCAGGGCCGACGCTGCTTTTCCGTCCACGTGCTCTCCATCCCTGTTAACTAACCATGGGGATACAAATGCCTGTCACAGAGTAACAACTTCGATACTAAGTAGCACTAGGCTACAGGGGGCGCCATTGACACACTTGGGAAAGGGCTCAGCGCCCCCTGGGGATGAGGTCGTCCGATGCACCAGAAACTGGTTCTCAGCCCTACTGAGAAACAAGGGCTTTGAGCTGCTGTGCTCCGACGTGAGCAGTGGAGCCCCGTAAAGAGACTGTGAGGTGGAGAGGAAGATCGGGGTTCTGGGACTCCTCCGAGACACCAGCGAGTTTCTCAGCGGTGCAGGTCACCAGCTCCCGGGCTAACAGGCCGGGCGCTGCTGGGCCCCTGCGCCTGCCCGCTAGAGGCTCCGCCCCGTGACGCGGGCCCCGCCCCCTGCGCCCGCTTCCAAGATGGCGGCGGCAATACCTGCCCGGCTGTCCGAGCGGCGGTGACGACGGGGAGCAGACAGGTATGGTGGGCTTGGAACCTCGGAGACAGAGTCCCCGGAGAAAGGATCGGGAGGtcggggggcggggaggagaagTTCTGAGTAAAGGCTGCAAAACCAGATTGAgcacagacagggtctctcgtggAAATGTGGACGCGGGCCGGTGCCTTCACGTTGCACGGTAGGGACAGACACAAGAGACTGAGATGGGGTGGGCGTGCCCGAAAAGAATGGGGTTCTAAGCCCCATCCCCCGCGCGCGCAAAGCGCTGACCACGCCCTTCCAGGTGAGCCGGCCCAGGTGTCCTGGGCCGAGTCTGCCCTGGCCCTCGCTCCCTACTTCTCACCTCACCTAGAGCtcgcctccccacccccactaggGTTGGAGCGAGGTGGACAAGGACGCTTGCAGCTCCCAGGTGGTCAAGCACCCTGCACCTGCGGAGGCGCTCCCTGGTACGTGAAGAACTGAAAGAACCTGTTTCCAATGTTTTCTAGGCCACGCCAAGGTCCTGTCACGACTCTCTTGCCTCTtgaatagttttttgttttttttttttgtacctccattcattttcctgtcccccaccccccaaaccaATTTGTTGGAGTACAGAGTTAGGTACAGATCTGACACTTGCCCCTCTGCCGCAGGGAGCCTGAGACTTGACCTGgcgtcttttctttttccaatgaCTTTCCCGCACTCCCCATGATGGGAAAGTTGTTTCTTCCTGATTGTGAACTCTGCTGTACAGGTCACTGGTTCTCCTTGATCACGTCTGTCCCCGCTGGTCCCACGCTGGCTGTTGGAatgcccttttctgtcttctgtggcagTTCCAATTTTAGATAATGCATCCCCTCTCTGCTCCCCGGGGACCTCCTGGAGCCCCCACGATCCGGAAGAAGACAGCTTGAACACAGGTGcgtctctctcttcttttgtaaGATTGGGTTTTAAAGACTTCTGAAGTGGACTTGGGACTTGAATGATGTAAGCTTTCTTGAGGGTGGAGACCGAAAGTGGGTGCTGTGGATGAAAATGAAACTTGAGTTTTAGTGACTTGTATTAAGGACCGGTAATGAGTGGCTACCTtctgggctgttttttttttttttttccttccttgtttgatTACAGCAGTGTTCTTTTTGTGACTTTGTTCTCTGCccattttttcttcctcctcccggCACCGCTTTCATCTCTACCCGCTGATGTTTCCGCTgccttgctctctgccttcctgcttgCTTCCAGAAATCTCTTGACTCTTTCCCTAGCCCTCAAGTCAGGATGTTGCGGAGGCTACTGGAGAGGCCATGCACACTGGCCCTGCTTGTGGGCTCCCAGCTGGCGGTTATGATGTATCTGTCACTTGGTGGCTTCCGAAGCCTTAGTGCCCTATTTGGTCGAGATCAGGGCCCAACGTTTGATTATTCTCATCCCCGCGATGTCTATAGTAACCTCAGTCACCTGCCTGGAGCCCCTGTCGCGGCGGGGGCTCCTCCAGCTCAAGCTCTGCCTTACTGTCCAGAAAGATCTCCTTTCTTAGGTGAGTACCAAGGGAAGAAGGTGAAAAAGAGAACaaggtgaggggcagggagcCTTGGACAGGCATGTATAGAGACTTAGGTTAATGTATTCTAAGCTGGGCTCATGTTGAGATGGAGTGGCCTGTGAATTCAGAGGTTAGATTAAGCTCTTGGGTCCCAAGCTTTCCACTGCCTGCCCATTTTATGGGCTCTTTATGCCCCTGGGTGGGAATGACTTCTCTTGTAGATGAGTCTTGGCTTTATTAGGTAGAAGTCCTTTTGCTCTTCTCCTGTAGCTTCAGTGTGTGGGACAAGAGAAAGTTATATAAACCCTAAAATAAGAAAGTAAGTAGTCCAAGGTAAGGAGCCTGCCTGCAGCTTTAGGCTTTGCGGAGCTGTCTTAATGAAGGGAAATCCAAGGTGTGTTAGATTTTTGAGTGAGTCCTTGGGGGAAGTGAGCCCTGAATCAGGCTATTTGGCCAGAGGTATTCTCAGATTCTGATGCCCATTTTCTCCTCGTGTCTCCAATTTCTGAACTTGCCTTTCCCTACCAACAGTGGGTCCTGTGTCAGTATCCTTCAGCCCAGTGCCATCACTAGCAGAGATTGTGGAGCGGAACCCCCGGGTGGAACCAGGAGGCCGGTACCGTCCTGCAGAATGTGAGCCACGCTCCCGAACGGCCATAATTGTGCCCCATCGTGCCAGGGAGCACCATCTGCGTCTGCTGCTCTACCACCTGCACCCCTTCCTACAGCGCCAACAGCTTGCCTATGGCATCTATGTCATCCACCAGGTATCCCCACATCCACCATGTATCCCCACATCCACCACGTGTCCCCACTTTCCACCTTACTCTTGTTATTCGtttgtttcatttagtttttgtttgttttgttttttgagacagggtttctctgtgttgtagttttggctgtcctggaggaactcactctgtagaccaggctggccttgaactcacagaaatccacctgcttctgcctcccaggtgctgggattaaagacgtgtgccaccaacacctggctccttcctctttctttgatGTTAAGGAAGCTCAAATAAATGCCTCTTCTCTCATCTAATGGGTCTGTGGGATAACTGTAAAAGGATTAGACAATAGATAATTGGAGCCTTCCTCTCTCAACTTTGTTAGTGCCATTCTTTTTCTGTCGGGTCTGTCTCCCTATTATGTTAGGGTTTCCTGCTCTCCTatattttttctatgatttttcctttgttttgttttgtaaagatttgtttatttgttatgtatacagcattctgcctgcatatatcccTACAAGCTAGAAGAGGGAatcatatctcattatagatggttgtaagcccccatatggttgctgggaattgaactcaggacctctggaagaacagccaagtgctcttaacctctaaacctctccagcacctctttgttttgttttttaagatagggtctcatgtagccaaggctggcctaagaatttattatgtagctcagggtgacctTTTCTGATCCTCCTACATCTACCTTCCacattggggttacaggcacacgaTACCATGCTTTGTTTTATATGGTGCTGAGGATGGTACTCAGAGCGTAATGAATGCTAGgtaacactctaccaactgagccacatctccagcccttgttttgctTATAGTCTACCTAaaatcttcctgtctgtcttctgagtgctgggattacactcaGGTACTGCCACGCTCAGCTGTCtgttttgttcttccttctcttggcCCCATATTCCGCTTAGATCCTTCCTCTTTCCACTTCAGCACTCTTGCACAGAGTGCTTTCACCATGCTGAACCCGGTCCCCTTCGTTATCTTCTAGGCTGGAAATGGAACGTTTAACAGGGCAAAACTACTGAATGTTGGGGTGCGGGAAGCCCTGCGCGATGAGGAATGGGACTGCTTGTTCTTACATGACGTGGACCTCCTTCCAGAAAATGATCATAACCTGTATGTGTGCGACCCCCGTGGACCCCGCCATGTTGCTGTTGCCATGAACAAGTTTGGATACAGGTAGAGGGCATGGAAGAGCACTAGAAAGCCGGGAAAGCAACCTTGTAGCAGGTGGAGAGCTCAGGGGATTGTGGGTAGGGTTGATGCTCCAAATTTGTGAAATACAAGGATCTTTTTCTCTTTAGCCTCCCGTACCCCCAGTACTTTGGTGGGGTTTCGGCGCTCACTCCTGACCAGTACCTGAAGATGAACGGCTTCCCCAATGAATATTGGGGCTGGGGTGGTGAGGATGATGACATTGCTACCAGGTCAGACTTCTGACGACACCTCTTTCCCAAACCCTGGCCAGTCTTTCAACACAGATCTTTAGCTTCCTGGTTCTGCACTGAGCCAATTCTTTCCTTTGACCTTCCTCTACTCAGGTCAGGCTTTGCCCACTGCTGTCCGTTCTGTCAAATTTCACTTTTCTAGATAGATCTGGTTGGTTATATTCTTTGGAAAAGGGGTAAGATCAACTGGAAACATGGAATTCTAGCTCTCAAGAAGGGGCCTAAAGACAGGCTAGCTCTTCATTTTGATAGGCTTATGTAGAGACTGCTTCCTTGAGAACGGAGGAGAGAGATTCTGCTCCATATAGCCCAGgatcacttttttctttcctttctttctttctttctttctttctttctttctttctttctctttctttctttctttctttctttccttttttgggaaaaagggggaggggctccTACCTGGCATGATGCCCACTCATGTCCTAGCCTGTGAAACATTCTTACCTTTAGCCTCCCCGGAGCCAGTTTCGTGAGCAGTGTATTTGACCTTGGTATGCCAGGTTCAttgcttcccttcctcttttgtcCCCTGTAACAACATCTTTATGGGAATTCTCATCTGTGTGTGTAAATCTTACCCTGAAAATtctagatgtatttttttttttcagttctttgtcAAACTACCTCCACCCCTTGCTTTTATGTTTCAGAATTTGGGCTTGTTTAAGGTCCTGagcatctgcctgcttctgcgcTTCTCTTTCGCACAAGGCAGCAGCTGGAAAGGAGCTGGGTAGTTGAGACACTACTTCTAAATAAGACTTGCTGGGTTAGGGGTACAGTTTGGTGGTCACGTGTGTCTAGCATACGTAAGCCTCACTTTAAAGCCCAAAGGCAGAGGTGGATGACTCAGGGTCTGCCATTTCTATGCTCTAGACAAAATGGCTCCTTTTCTCTGTCCTCCCAAGACTCCAAGGGCAACTCCCAGGAGCCGTTTAGAAAGGAAGTCTAAGAGTTACCTATCTCTCTCCGCCAGTTCTTTTAGGCCCCTGGGCATCTGGCATTAGGCCCTGCTGACTTGGGTACAGCCAACTTTACCTTCTTTCTATTTGATTTTCTCCTGCCTTCTTGTACctggcagtttttatttatttatttttcttgccagACAGATAGTAATTATTCTTTGTGTGCAGGCCTATGTCATCACTTCCTTGATTGTCTTTACTTTCTTCATTCACTTGCCAGCGGCTTTTTTTCCACTCTGGCTCCTCCAAGgctccctcccttttctcataGGGTACGTCTGGCTGGGATGAAGATCTCTCGACCACCCACCTCTGTGGGACACTATAAGATGGTGAAGCACAGAGGGGACAAAGGCAACGAGGAAAATCCCCACAGGTAGGAAGGGGGTTGTTATTGGTGTCCCCAAACTCCAGGCTATTCCTTTTAGATCTTAGTCTTAAACCTTTAACCTTCAGATTTGACCTCCTGGTCCGCACCCAGAATTCTTGGACACAAGATGGAATGAACTCTCTGACATACCAGTTGCTGGCTAGAGAGCTGGGTCCTCTCTATACCAACATCACTGCAGACATTGGGACTGACCCTCGGGGTCCTCGGTCCTCTGGTCCCCGATACCCACCGGGCTCCTCCCAGGCCTTCCGACAAGAGATGCTGCAACGCCGGCCCCCAGTTAGGCCTGGCCCTTTGCCTACTGCCAACCACACGGCTCCCCACGGTTCACACTGACTCTTCTTTGCCCACTTTAATCATGAAACTGAAACAGAGGGATTGTGCTCCCCACACCCTC
The sequence above is a segment of the Microtus ochrogaster isolate Prairie Vole_2 chromosome 6, MicOch1.0, whole genome shotgun sequence genome. Coding sequences within it:
- the B4galt3 gene encoding beta-1,4-galactosyltransferase 3, yielding MLRRLLERPCTLALLVGSQLAVMMYLSLGGFRSLSALFGRDQGPTFDYSHPRDVYSNLSHLPGAPVAAGAPPAQALPYCPERSPFLVGPVSVSFSPVPSLAEIVERNPRVEPGGRYRPAECEPRSRTAIIVPHRAREHHLRLLLYHLHPFLQRQQLAYGIYVIHQAGNGTFNRAKLLNVGVREALRDEEWDCLFLHDVDLLPENDHNLYVCDPRGPRHVAVAMNKFGYSLPYPQYFGGVSALTPDQYLKMNGFPNEYWGWGGEDDDIATRVRLAGMKISRPPTSVGHYKMVKHRGDKGNEENPHRFDLLVRTQNSWTQDGMNSLTYQLLARELGPLYTNITADIGTDPRGPRSSGPRYPPGSSQAFRQEMLQRRPPVRPGPLPTANHTAPHGSH